The Coffea eugenioides isolate CCC68of unplaced genomic scaffold, Ceug_1.0 ScVebR1_1088;HRSCAF=1885, whole genome shotgun sequence genome window below encodes:
- the LOC113754830 gene encoding transcription factor bHLH115-like: protein MASPEEDSNWVFDFGLIEDIPVPGGDLPPLDPGFQNWSNNSFYNPNSVELDGAFQSSQSRKEASSRKRARSGPCSATDSKAYREKMRRDKLNDRFQELSFLLDPERPPKVDKSAILGDATRMLIQLRDEAEKLKESYERLQEKVNELKAEKNELRDEKQKQKAEKDKLEHQLKALSSQTGFLSNPSAILAPFVAPHQVFSSKMTPFVGYPGTSMWHFMPPAAVDTSEDHVLRPPVA from the exons ATGGCATCTCCGGAGGAAGACTCCAACTGGGTTTTCGATTTTGGATTGATTGAAGACATTCCGGTTCCTGGTGGTGACCTTCCTCCTCTTGATCCCGGTTTTCAAAATTGGTCCAACAATTcattttacaatccaaacag TGTGGAACTTGATGGTGCATTCCAAAGTTCACAGAGCAGGAAAGAAGCTTCCTCAAGAAAGAG GGCAAGGTCTGGACCATGCAGTGCAACAGATTCCAAAGCATACAGGGAGAAAATGCGTAGGGATAAATTGAACGATAG GTTCCAAGAATTAAGTTTTCTCCTGGATCCTGAAAGACCCCCAAAAGTGGATAAGTCTGCTATACTAGGCGATGCCACAAGGATGTTGATTCAGTTGAGAGATGAGGCCGAGAAGTTGAAGGAGTCATACGAGAGATTACAAGAGAAGGTTAATGAATTAAAG GCTGAGAAAAATGAACTTCGTGATGAGAAGCAGAAGCAAAAGGCAGAAAAGGACAAACTTGAACACCAATTAAAAGCCTTAAGCTCTCAAACTGGCTTTTTATCCAACCCTTCTGCAATTCTAGCTCCATTTGTAGCTCCGCATCAAGTTTTCAGCAGCAAGATGACACCATTTGTTGGCTATCCTGGAACATCGATGTGGCATTTTATGCCACCTGCTGCAGTTGACACTTCGGAAGATCATGTCCTACGTCCACCAGTTGCTTAA
- the LOC113754826 gene encoding thioredoxin-like protein CXXS1, which yields MEGQEHQSKSRVVKVDSLESWNFHVNQATTRGNPIVAHFSASWCMPSVAMNPFFEELASDFQDVSFLSVDVDEVKEVATKYEVKAMPTFLLIKEGASVDKLVGANPDEIRKRIESLVQSTPAPLA from the exons atggaagggCAGGAGCATCAAAGTAAGTCAAGAGTTGTCAAGGTGGATTCGCTGGAGTCCTGGAATTTTCATGTTAATCAGGCAACAACTCGAGGCAATCCT ATTGTGGCACACTTTTCAGCTTCTTGGTGTATGCCATCAGTGGCAATGAATCCGTTCTTTGAGGAATTGGCTTCAGATTTTCAAGATGTTTCCTTTTTGTCCGTTGATGTGGATGAAGTCAAG GAGGTTGCAACCAAGTATGAAGTAAAAGCCATGCCAACATTTCTCCTGATCAAGGAAGGAGCTTCCGTTGACAAACTGGTGGGTGCCAATCCTGATGAAATTCGGAAGAGGATAGAGAGTCTCGTTCAGTCGACTCCTGCTCCATTGGCATAA